Genomic window (Kangiella profundi):
CAGATTGAAGATAACTATAAGCGTCTAATAGGTTTGCAGATTGGACGTGGCTGGATGCAGAAAGCTAAGGAGCTGGTGGGAGGTGTTGAAGGTTGCTCGCACCTGATAGAATTATTAAGACCTATGGCGACTACCGCAATTCAGACGATTTATCCATATCTTAACTTTTCAGAAGATGGTCGCTTTCCAATCAGTAATAACGTATTGAATTCCTGTCATAGTTTTTCTGATGAAAATGAAATCATCCAGCAGTTCTGGCCAGAGAAATATCTTGGAAAAACAGTTGAAATAAATGAGGTAGCAGATGAGTAGCACTGACTGGCTAACAAAGTACATCGAAATCTTTGATCGAATCGAAGAGCATATGGTTGAGTTGGAATTATGGTCAGAGTCGCACCCTGGCCACCATAAGCTACAGAGTAGCATGCCATTTTGTGTTGACACCTTACAGCTGGAAGAGTGGATACAGTTTGTGTTTCTACCAAAAATGCGTGAGTATGTAGAGGAAGAACGGCTGCCGCCGGGACCAGCTCAAATCACTCCCATGGCTGAGGAAGTTTATAAAAACCAACCTGAGCTCAAATCACTGATTGAATTACTCAGAAAGTTTGACGAAATTTCCCACTTGAGCCATCTTCATTAACAGAAGGTATATCATGATCAGCGACAAAAAAATTGCTCACTTTAAAGGTGAGCTATTAAAGATCGAACAAGAACTGGTTGATGTTCTAGGATTGGCCGAAGAGGTCAATGAAAAAGTTGAACTCGATCAGGCGCGTTTTGGCCGAGTTTCGCGTGGCTCAGCCATGATGGATCAGGCTATGTCTGAAGCTGGTGTGGAGCGTGATAAACAACGACTGGTCTCGGTGAGAAAAGCACTGAAGAGAATCGAAGACCAGCAATATGGATTTTGTCTGGAGTGTGATGAGCCTATTAGCGAAAAACGGCTTGAGGTAGCTCCTGAAACAGAACTTTGCCTTGATTGCCAGTCATTCAGAGAAGAGCGACTGCGTCACTCTGAAACATAAATTTATTAACTCATTGCCATCCCGCTAGCGGAAAAACTCTTCAGCAGATATGTCTCCAGCAGCTGAAGAGTGGGGCGACCAGAAGAAGCCCGCATCTACTTTACCCTTAATAAATCTAACCCCTTCTTTTTTTAATCGCTGTCGCTGTTCTGCGTAGTAAGGATTATCAGCATTAAATGCGATTTGACCATCAGAACCAATTACTCTATGCCAAGGCAGCTTTAGATCGCTATGAGCTAGGCCCAAGGCTTTACTGACATGGCGAGCATGGCGAGGAAAGCCAGCTAGTTTGGCAATTCGACCATAGCTGCTGACTTTGCCATAAGGAATCTGCTTTACCCAGTAGTACACCTGTTTTCTAAAGTGCTGCATTCTGTCGGAAGAAGCAGAAGCTTTGCTCTGGTTGCTGTTACCGTTGGAATTGTCAGACATTTCAATACCTTGATCCTGGTCAGGAGATGTGTGTAATCCGCTAAAAGTGGTTTGATTATATCGATTTACCGGAATATAGTGGAAATTATTGGGTACAGATGGCTCAAAGTAAATGATGGAGGCGGCAATGGTTACATTGATGGATTTAATATTTGGTAATGATGAAATGCCTATGGACCAAAGGCCATTGCAGGAAATCGGTGTGCAATATAGTCTGCACCAGGAGCAGTTGCATCGGGTAATGGAGTTATACTTGGACGCCATGCTCAAAGGCTTACAGGAAAATGTTCGCTATGGTGGTCTCGATGCTTTGATGGATGCTCTGGCACGCAATAAAAGTGCAGAGTTCTTGAAGTACCCGCATCAAATCATAGAGTCAAAAGCAATCGATAACGGCAACTATATTCTAGGGCATATTCTTAAAGAAAAAGATGTGAGCCGAGATCTTGCTACCAGTGTTTCCAGAAGGACTGGTATTGAACAGGACACTTTAGAAATTGTTTTGCCGATTACCGCAACTTTATTGATGGGACGTTTAGGCTTGTATATTGATGACGTCGAAAGTAGTCAGCAGCACGATACTTTGCTCGACATTTTGCAAATTGAGGAAGGCACCAGCTTGCGAGAAATGATTCTGCAAAAGCAAAAAGAATTGTACGAAGCCGGGCACTAGTCAATTTTGGTAGAAAACTCATTACGGATTTATTCCCAAATTTGGGAATTTGCAACCTCTTGTCTTATTTAGTTTTTTTGCAATAAAGTGACACTTACGTATTTCTTTCAATATAAACTGCATCAAAAATGATACAGTGCAGATTCTTTTAACTCCCTGTTATTTATAAGCTTTCATAATTCTTACAATATGCTGTTCTATATTTGAAACGATAGGCATCAATAGTTCCGTTCAACTCGTCCGCTATAACCAAACTTTTCCATTACTTATAAGCAGTTATCCGTGCTGGCACGCTCCTTGCTTGTATTACTAGTGTCTGACCTGGAATCGACAGTGTCGACTACTGGAAGGTCGGTATTCATAGAATCAAAAAGGAGGATTAACTATGAACATTAAACGATGGACGCTTGCCTGTTCGATGGCGTTATTTACTGCAACCAGTGCTCTAGCATTGGATCCGGCTGATAGCGTGGAATTGGATGGTAATGCGATAAAAGACACAGCTCTGGATGACTGGCAAAACATAAATTTAGGAGTAAGTTCTGCCGCAGTGGCCACTGGTGTGGTTAGCGATTTACCACCAGCAACCATATTCTGGAAAGGTGGCTCGAAAGATACGGAAGACGTCACTCAGTGGTGGTACAAAGATGGTGCCGTCCCTGATAAGGATGATTTAAGAAATGGTTATGCAGCTGCTTATTTTCTTCCAAAAATGGGTGGAGGCAATGACTTGGTCTTTTACTTCGGTGCGGAACGTTACGCAAATAATGGTGATGCGATTATGGGCTTCTGGTTCTTCCAGGACGTAGTTGGCCCTGATGGAAACAACCGCTTCACCGGAGAGCACAAAGAGAATGATTTATTTATTGTGATGGAATACCCACAGGGCTCTAATTCTCAGCCATTTGTACAAGTTATGCGCTGGGTCAATAGTGGAGGCGACGTCGATGATAATTTACAACTGTTATATTCTTCAGGCGACGCAGGTTCCAAATGTAATACGGCTACGGATGCTGGTGTAGCCTGTGCGATTACCAATGACAACCAAGAGTTGGCGGGAGTGGCGAACGGTTTGTGGCCATATGAGAACAAATCGGGAATCCCTGATGCCTATCCTCATGAATCTCTTTTTGAAGGACGGTTAAATGTGACTCAGACATTGCTGAACGCAGGGATAAGTGAAGTTCCTTGCTTCAGTAGTTTCCTGATCGAAACACGTTCTTCTCGTTCTGAGACTGCACAGTTGAAAGACTTCCTTGGAGGTCAGTTCCCATTGTGTAGTATTGAGGTGGCGAAAACCTGTAGCGCTTCTGCCTTAACCGCCGACAACAAGTTCACCATTGACTACACCATTAGCCTGACCAATACAGGCGTTGGTAGTATTGGTGCTGGTGAAGTCATCACTATTGATGACCAGCCAAGTGACGGCGCGGCATTCCAATTAACTCCTGCAGTTAGCAGCTTAACCGGTGGTGCTGATGGTTGGGCACCAAATGAAGTACTGCAAGTTTCAGGACAATATGTCTCTGATGTTAACGGTGGCATGAATACCGTTGACGCTTCAGTAACTTTCGGCAGTTCGAGTATTACTGCAGATCAATACACTATAGGTTGTGATTCGCTATCACTCTCTCCTGCGATCTCAATCGTCAAACAGTGTGATCTGTCATTAACTCAAACTGGAAATCTGGTAGCTGTCCAAAAAGACTATTCAGTTGATGTCTGTAACACCGGTGATACACCACTTGATGTGTTATTAACTGATAATAAGGATTTAGCTTTGAATGAAAGCTTCTCGCTCGATTTCCCTAAAACCTGTCTGATTGATGTTGATTGTGGTGCAGGATATACCTGTAATGCTGGTGGCTTCTGTGAAGACGCAAGCGGTTTCCTTGAAGGTAACTTCGGAGGTAACGTTTGTGAAACACGAACAGGAACCTACCTACCATCAGAATTACCTGTCGGTAGTGATGGTAACCTTACTAACCAGGCTTCGGTAACTGCAACATCACCTGTTGCGGCCCCTGGTGATATCGGCTCTGCATCGAATCCGATTCAGGATTCTGATTCAGCAACCTGTGACTTGTGCCCTCTACCTCAACCAGAGGAGTAAGATTCCAGGCGCAGCACAACGGGGGCTTCGGCCCCCGTTTCCTTGCTACATTCCTTTCTATAAAGGTTAGCTTTATTTATTTCTACCGCCACCTTTATTTCCGCCTTTACCCCCTCCAGTTGTGGAGTCTGAATTGTCACTTGTTCCGCTATCAAGACTGATTTGAACAAGTGCACTAGTGGTTAGCTTTCCATCACTGATGGTATAGCTGAAACTATCTGTGTCTTTAAACGGTTTACCGGGGATGTAAGTTAAGCTGTTATCAGAGTTTAAAATAACATCGCCTTTTGAACCTTGCTCAACACCAATGATAGTAATCTTATCGCCATCAGGGTCATAGTCATTAGTTAATGGCGAAAAGGTAATGCTGGTTTTGCTGGGCAATATCACCATATCGTTTAGCGCAACCGGTGCTGTATTACTGACAACCGTCTGTTCTTCGACAGTAACTGCAGCATTATCTTGGTCGCTTTGTAATGTCTGACCATGTGAGACTTTGCTGGTTACAGCATATACGCCTGATGGGGCATTAGCATCAACCGCAAGCGATAGGTTGACTTCCTGGCTCGCACCCGGTGCCAGACTGATATTCGAATAATTAAAACTACCGTTGATATAGCTATCTGTGCTCGAAGATAGATTAAAGGTTGAAGAGCTACACTCAGTACTATCACGGTTTGTAACCTTGTACGCCAGTTCCAGATTGCTGCCTGCAGTGGTTACTACAGATGTATTGCTGATTGGTTCAATAGTAGGAGCCTGATTCTGACAAATTGCGGGTGCCTGGCCATAATTAACCTGAATTACAGCACCGCCAGCATTGCTTGATGCCAGAGTGATGCTGACATCATTGGCAGAGTCATGATAAGTCTGCCCAGGCTGCAGAGTGATATCAGTCCAGCTCAAGGTTTCTGGTGTAGTATCTAAAAGGTAACTATCGTTAGGAGCATTGTCAGTTCCTTCACGCAAACGAACGCCGGTTAAAAATTGCGGGTAACTGTCAGCAAGATGCGCATTAAAGCCAATCGCCTGACGATACTCCAGGTAATACCATTCGTTCTGACCGCTGGCTTTTGTTTGCTTAAAAATTTTAGCAACCTTGGTATTGCTATCATTGATTTCTAGTGGCGATAAAACCACTTCAGTGCTTTGCGTGATGGTTGCAACTTTGTCATTCATCCAGCCTAATTGTTCTTTCTGAAAGGCATTAAAATGATTGGTTTCACGAGCGTTACCCATACCACTGATAAAGTCACCATAATCACCAACTACACAACCAGAGTCTGCGGTAACTTGGGTATCGCAGTCTTTGCTATGTGCATGGTAAAGGCCAAGGTTATGTCCTAGCTCATGGTGAACAACATCAGATTCAAAACGTTTAATCCATGACAGAGGTCCTTGCACATTGGCTTTACCAGACCAGGTGCAGTTTGGATGCGTTGGGATCACATACATCACGTGATCATAGTTTGTTGGCTCATAACCTCTTTGACGAATGATGGCATCAGCTGCATTACTGATCGCATAGGTATCACAGGTGCTGACATCGACATCGACAGTAAT
Coding sequences:
- a CDS encoding DUF2889 domain-containing protein — encoded protein: MALSKPNKRKPIHYRHIQCNGYLREDGLWDIEAHLTDDKGYPFPTLQRGVLQPGELVHELWLRLTLDNQLVIQDVEAAMPITPFSICSQIEDNYKRLIGLQIGRGWMQKAKELVGGVEGCSHLIELLRPMATTAIQTIYPYLNFSEDGRFPISNNVLNSCHSFSDENEIIQQFWPEKYLGKTVEINEVADE
- a CDS encoding YqcC family protein, with product MSSTDWLTKYIEIFDRIEEHMVELELWSESHPGHHKLQSSMPFCVDTLQLEEWIQFVFLPKMREYVEEERLPPGPAQITPMAEEVYKNQPELKSLIELLRKFDEISHLSHLH
- a CDS encoding TraR/DksA family transcriptional regulator, producing MISDKKIAHFKGELLKIEQELVDVLGLAEEVNEKVELDQARFGRVSRGSAMMDQAMSEAGVERDKQRLVSVRKALKRIEDQQYGFCLECDEPISEKRLEVAPETELCLDCQSFREERLRHSET
- a CDS encoding MGMT family protein → MSDNSNGNSNQSKASASSDRMQHFRKQVYYWVKQIPYGKVSSYGRIAKLAGFPRHARHVSKALGLAHSDLKLPWHRVIGSDGQIAFNADNPYYAEQRQRLKKEGVRFIKGKVDAGFFWSPHSSAAGDISAEEFFR
- a CDS encoding DUF937 domain-containing protein, whose protein sequence is MVTLMDLIFGNDEMPMDQRPLQEIGVQYSLHQEQLHRVMELYLDAMLKGLQENVRYGGLDALMDALARNKSAEFLKYPHQIIESKAIDNGNYILGHILKEKDVSRDLATSVSRRTGIEQDTLEIVLPITATLLMGRLGLYIDDVESSQQHDTLLDILQIEEGTSLREMILQKQKELYEAGH
- a CDS encoding Ig-like domain-containing protein, with product MNYLLKGALASAGIFVSLFSAGSFAKDNVVEGTITINIEDDFVNKRSELSYRLVNSQGKATEVLFDKVPHWLASNQKVRIYGQFDKGKLKASPDSVSLLLDESSSSTTQATTQASTVSGTHQLLVAEINFAINPIVRFSSAQLYDTLFNTAHQYFLESSYQQFGLTGHALEPITVDVDVSTCDTYAISNAADAIIRQRGYEPTNYDHVMYVIPTHPNCTWSGKANVQGPLSWIKRFESDVVHHELGHNLGLYHAHSKDCDTQVTADSGCVVGDYGDFISGMGNARETNHFNAFQKEQLGWMNDKVATITQSTEVVLSPLEINDSNTKVAKIFKQTKASGQNEWYYLEYRQAIGFNAHLADSYPQFLTGVRLREGTDNAPNDSYLLDTTPETLSWTDITLQPGQTYHDSANDVSITLASSNAGGAVIQVNYGQAPAICQNQAPTIEPISNTSVVTTAGSNLELAYKVTNRDSTECSSSTFNLSSSTDSYINGSFNYSNISLAPGASQEVNLSLAVDANAPSGVYAVTSKVSHGQTLQSDQDNAAVTVEEQTVVSNTAPVALNDMVILPSKTSITFSPLTNDYDPDGDKITIIGVEQGSKGDVILNSDNSLTYIPGKPFKDTDSFSYTISDGKLTTSALVQISLDSGTSDNSDSTTGGGKGGNKGGGRNK